A section of the Triticum dicoccoides isolate Atlit2015 ecotype Zavitan chromosome 7A, WEW_v2.0, whole genome shotgun sequence genome encodes:
- the LOC119328664 gene encoding aminoacylase-1-like, protein MRILLMAGLTKILLPLLLLLSVAAAASPSSDAEAVSRFQEYLRIDTAQPMPDYAAAVAFLRDQAAAVGLEARTLEFAAGKPLLLLRWPGRRPSLPSILLNSHTDVVPSEPKKWEHAPLSATLDEASGRIYARGSQDMKCVGMQYLEAIRRLRDAGFVPDRNIYIIFVPDEEIGGHEGVELFVASNEFKELNVGLVLDEGLASPREEYRVFYAERSPWWLTIKAKGAPGHGAKLYDGSAMENLMKSVEALRRFRTAQFDLVKSGEKAEGDVVSVNFAYLKAGTPTPTGFVMNLQPSEAEVGIDIRIPPSVHTEALEKRLAEEWAPSSRNLTFEFKQKGSVLDKLGKPAMTIADSSNPWWPVFEESVKRAGGKLGKPEIFPASTDARYFREIGIPAFGFSPMANTPVLLHDHNEFLSKDEYLKGIGIYESIIKALATHKDDGIDEESRAEL, encoded by the exons ATGCGGATTCTTCTCATGGCTGGACTCACCAAGATTctcctcccactcctcctcctcctctccgtcgccGCGGCCGCTTCGCCGTCGTCGGACGCGGAGGCTGTATCCCGGTTCCAGGAGTACCTCCGCATCGACACGGCGCAGCCGATGCCGGACTACGCCGCGGCGGTGGCCTTCCTCCGAGACCAGGCGGCGGCTGTTGGGCTTGAGGCGCGGACGCTGGAGTTTGCCGCCGGCAAGCCCTTGCTGCTGCTCCGGTGGCCCGGGCGGCGGCCGTCGCTTCCTTCTATACTTCTCAACTCCCACACCGACGTCGTGCCGTCGGAGCCCAAGAAGTGGGAGCACGCGCCTCTCTCTGCCACTCTTGACGAGGCATCCGGTCGCATCTACGCGCGCGGCTCCCAG GACATGAAGTGTGTGGGGATGCAGTATCTTGAAGCCATTCGGCGTCTCCGTGATGCGGGCTTTGTCCCAGATCGGAACATATATATTATATTTGTTCCCGATGAGGAGATTGGTGGACATGAGGGTGTTGAGCTATTTGTTGCATCGAACGAATTCAAGGAGCTGAATGTGGGATTGGTTCTTGACGAGGGACTTGCATCCCCTAGGGAGGAGTACCGGGTGTTCTATGCAGAACGTAGTCCTTGGTGGCTTACTATTAAAGCAAAGGGAGCGCCAGGGCATGGTGCAAAATTGTATGATGGTAGTGCAATGGAGAATTTAATGAAAAGTGTGGAGGCTCTTCGGAGGTTCAGGACAGCTCAGTTTGATTTGGTTAAGTCCGGAGAGAAAGCTGAAGGGGACGTTGTATCGGTGAATTTTGCGTACTTGAAGGCTGGGACACCTACACCCACG ggttttgtgatgaatctACAACCATCTGAAGCAGAGGTAGGAATTGACATTCGAATCCCTCCTAGTGTTCATACTGAAGCACTAGAGAAGCGTCTTGCTGAAGAATGGGCACCTTCTTCACGCAACTTGACTTTCGAG TTCAAACAAAAGGGCTCTGTCCTTGACAAGTTAGGGAAGCCAGCCATGACAATTGCTGACAGCTCGAACCCATGGTGGCCTGTGTTTGAAGAATCTGTGAAGCGAGCTGGTGGCAAACTTGGCAAGCCGGAGATATTTCCGGCTTCTACTGATGCTCGTTATTTCCGGGAAATTGGGATACCAGCTTTTGGCTTTTCCCCTATGGCGAACACACCAGTACTGCTCCATGATCATAACGAG ttcctgagcaaAGATGAGTACCTCAAAGGAATTGGGATATACGAGTCCATTATAAAGGCGCTGGCCACACATAAAGATGACGGCATCGACGAGGAGTCTAGGGCAGAACTGTGA